One Gavia stellata isolate bGavSte3 chromosome 31, bGavSte3.hap2, whole genome shotgun sequence genomic window, CGCTCAGACACATCCCCCCACTCTGTCCGAAGGAACACAAGTTTTAAAGGGAATGTGGGAAGACAAGCAACTGGGCACTGTTGCTTTGGATCTGCTCATCACTGGGGTCAGAGATCACCCCCACAGCCCTCTGGTAAATAAGGGAAACCCCCTGGGGCCATTGGCCAAACTGGCATGGGGACAGAGGCTGCTTCTGGCCGTTTTCGTAAGGATGAGTAATAGGGGTCATCCACACAACCAGTAAACAAGCCACTGATCTTCCAAACAGTGCCTCTGCAGCATCCGGCCGCTTTCAAGCTGTTAACCAAAATACACTTATTTCTGGCTCCCTGGCCTCAAGTAACTTTTGAACCCACTGCCATTCTGGGCCAGATTTAGTTGTGCTCAGTAATTCCAGATTTCTAAGCCCAGCAGGACCGCTCCAGCGGTCGGAGCTGGCCCCTCGCAGGCAGCCGTTCCCAGTCCACGTCCTCAGTGAGAgggagtcacagaatcatagaatatctcgaGTTGGAAGGGatccataaggatcatcaagtcccactccctgctcctcgcaggactatCTAAAACTAAtccatatgactaagagcgaGTCCTCCCAGCCCAAGGGCTTGGTGTTGGCTGAGGGTGGGGTGGAGAGCACAAACTCTTCTGGAGCAGAGCAACTGCACCGGTGAGctggaaattaaagaaaaaggacacTCAAGactgctcagtgctgctgctgcagcgtGGCGTGCGTGGTGGGGCAGAGAGATTTTACCTGCTGCCCTGGTGAGAGCGCTGCCGCGTGCGGCTGGGCAGCTCTGGGGTGTAGCATCCCGGGGAAGTCACATCAGAGGACGTTATGGATCAGCTTCCTTTGGTAAACCACTTGCCACttttagaaaatacagcttGGTGAGTGCTAAACAGGACCTGTATCAtctgggaagcagcagaaagcatcCCATGCCCAGACCTGAGCAGGTTTTGCTGCGTTGCTGTACTTCTGTCTGACCGAGACATAGACAAGTGCACGGCCGCATGCACAGGCTCGCAGCTAGCACCTCTTGCTCGTATTGCGATAGTTCTCCCCTGGAGTTTTAACTGTTTATTATAGTATATATTCTGAATGTAGCACTTTTCTGCATGCAACAAAAGCCCAGGAGCAGGGTTTGAGCTGTATTAGCTCAAAGTCCCACAGCGATGCCTGAAGTTGCGTGAAGCCTGTTCTGCAGCGGGCCACAGAAAAACCATCcccatcacagaaacacagaaaactttTCGACTTGGCTGCATGGCAGAGGAAAGTTGGCAACTTAACTGTTAAATTCGCCTGTGACTATTCAGTGTTGACTTCAGCGTGATCTCATCACTGTAACTTGAGCCCTCCGGCTTTTTTTCCAGACTGCCTTTAAATACCCGTCCTGGGAGTCAGCACAGCACCGATCCCTCTGACTGGACCCGAGGGCAAACCCGGCAGCACCCCACATAgatgaaagcaaagagaagctACAAAACTCCAGCCATGTCCACATCCCTTCGAGTGAGCCCCTCGGTCCACGGCTACCGCTTTGACACAGCCCTGCGCAAGAAAGCCGTGGCCAACATCTTTGAAAGCATCAACGAAGAGTCCCTACAGAAACTCTTCAAAAACTCCGGGGACAAGAAGGCGGAGGAAAGAGCCAAGATAATCCTCGCCACCGACCAGGACTTGGAGGAGAAAACGAGAGCGCTAATGGCGCTAAAGCAGAGGCGAAAAGACAAGCTGCTCCAGTTCCTGACATTTCGGAAATACTCCATTAAAGTTCACTGAACTGGTGAAGGGAGCAAAAATGGAGGAGAACATTTCGGGACGGGACTGACTGTGACCTCCGACCACACACGGCATGCTCCACTGCCCCACGAGCTGCTGGCGGGACGGGGGACCTGACAGACCTCCCACAGGGCTTCAGCCCCACTGCGCATCGGTGCGGATGGCAGCATCGGTGCGGACGGCAGCATCGGTGCGGACGGCAGCGTGGCGGCCAGAGGCTCCCAGAGGGAGGGCAGCTCCCAGCGGGAGGCAGCCGGGCTCCCCTGGGCGGCCGTGGGACTGAGCCGTGGGGGTCCCCACCCCTGGAAGCGACTAGAGACGTGATGGACTCAGTGTTTACTGACTTCACCTGTGTGCTTTGCCTTTTCAAACTTGTTTCCTTAAAGTCTGAGCCCTTGCTAAGCCTTGCTGTTGTTGGCCAGGAGGGAGGTTCTAGAGACTGATCAGCTACTGATCATGGATCactttgcatttattaaaatgcatgtaAGTGCACCGTATGGGTGCAGTAAGCTCAACCTTCAGGGAATGCATTTGCTCTAGAGACACACTACACAACTgtaccttttctttctcaagctCTATGTGTGCAGTATAAATTGTTTGCACAGAAGCAATAATAATGACATATTTCCCTGAATTTACTGTGAAGTTCCTTAATATTTTGTTCACTTCCCATTAACACTAAAAATCTAAATATCATAACTACAGTTCTTATTCGTATAGATTACAATAGCTATTAGACGAGTACTTCATGGTAATATTTTATGACAACGTTATTATTATATCGACTATAATTTATTGCATATGGTGATTtgaaatttaataaattatGAAGTAAATATAAATTCTCTTGTCTGAAGTGCTCAATTCTCCTGGAGGAGTGGGGTTATACTTTTTCTGGTCATTTCATATAGATTCTGTTTTAAGAGCAGACTACCTGCACCTCTCCTTAATTCCCGACTGTC contains:
- the TCIM gene encoding transcriptional and immune response regulator, which produces MKAKRSYKTPAMSTSLRVSPSVHGYRFDTALRKKAVANIFESINEESLQKLFKNSGDKKAEERAKIILATDQDLEEKTRALMALKQRRKDKLLQFLTFRKYSIKVH